attatacaattattattataattatacatataatacaCGTTCTTTTTTCCAAAGTCAGATAAAATTGAACTGTTGATgcttttatttgaataaatgagTTGTAAAACCAATGTGCGCTTTCTCGTTGTGTGTTATTCGCTCGGACGACGAAAAAGCAAAATCCATCCGTGGAATGACGCCGTCGTCCGAGTGCATTTTCGTCGCTCTATAGAAAGTAACAATCACAATCAAACCGCGTGACCAAATATAATCACGATTCCAATTTACCGACGGGATTTCGTgccgatgtgtgtgtgtgtgtgcgcgcgtacaTCCGCCAGTCATGACAACTCCACAGTATGTCTATATACACATGCGCATTAATAGGAACGTTGCGGTTCTCGACGCGGTGCTTTTGAAAGGCTCGCGGAAAGCGCGCAATCttgtatacacgcgcgagcgcggcacCGGGGCGACGTGACTTGAACGCCTTAATTATCGCTCTTCGACTAAATGCTTCACGCGGTATGCGACTTATTCGATATTAATATGTCGGCGAAGCTTGTATTGTATgcataaaaattgtttcgcaGAGCGAGACTGATAAGCCGGCGTAAACGGTATTCCAAGAGCGCGCTCGTCAAACAAGCTTTAACATCCGAAAAATCGACTTCCGCCGGCACAGCAGACAGCTGCGTGTAATACATTGCAGGCCGCAGTTGCCAAAAGCAGTGTGTATAGGACTTTCTCTGCTTCCCCGGCGGCGCTGGTACTTACACGCGCACACATCGGCATATAGCCGCCTAGAGAAGCGGAACTTTCCCTTTCCGCGCGCAGTGCCGCGAGATCGCTTTCGCCGAACGGACACGATTCTAATCGAGCTCGacacgcccgcgcgcgcgcgcgcctgcggACCGCAAGCTCATCCTCCGTAACGagttgtttattttaatttattttcttcaaaGTTAATCCTTGTCCCGCGGTGAAGCATGCGGTGAGGCGGAATCGTCAGTGACCGGTTGTATTGTGCACGTGTCGGTGAAAACTGCTTGCGGCGATGCTGCTGTTCCACAGCGAGAGATGCAGTGCGCCGAGGAAGAGGAGAGCGATGCAGAGCTCGGCGAATCGAGCGCGCTGATGACTGTCTACTATTATTACGAGCGGGAGGAAAAAATCGGctcggcccgcgcgcgcgatgctgTTATTTACACTTTCTAGTGCGTCAAATTTTTTTGTCCTCGCCGGGCTGCCGGAAAGTAGGTCGCGCTTTATTGGAAAATCATCGACGCTCCTGCTCCGTATCTAATCTACCGTAGTCCGCGCGCATCGATTCTTTTTAATCGAAGAAAGCGAGCGTAGCGCTGAAAAATTGTGGTCACGCGCGTGTGCAAACTCCAGCCCGAGAGCGTCGAGCAGTCAAACACACTCGTCGAGTGTCAAGTGCAAGGGCGCTCGGATTCGCGCAAATATTTGCTCGCCTCTGTATGCACAGGTCCCACGCAGGCGCTACATTGTTTCGATGAAAAATTTCGCGAAAATCAAAAGAGACAGCCAGAGTGCGTAGGAGAGGAGGAAAAGAGCTCACTCGCGTTCATCGACAGGTGAGCGTGCGAGCATAAAAGGTGGGAGCGAAGGGACGACGCTCGGTCCGTCTCTCCCTCCACCTGAGACTCATATCGAGAGTATAGAGCCgcggcgcgcgctcgagagcaGCAAAGACGCCTTTCTCTCGAGAGCTCCCCGCTTTCAGCGCAACTCGCAGCGCATACTTCTAGCCCGAGAGAACAGTCTGTCGGAGGCAGTTACATGGGAGTCGGTCGAGTTGGCTGCTGGACTCGGCTCTCCTAGCactagaagaagaagaagaagaagaagatgccGCCCTCCAACGTCAAGGACGCCGAGTTGGCCAAGGCTGCGGAGATTGAGTCCGGCGGCGAGATGAGCGCCGAGATGAACGCCGAGATGGAAGGTGAGGAAGGAATTTTCTTTACGCCTTATCGATATTCAATTATTCATATCCGCACCGTTTACCCCGAATTACGCGGGCTATTGAGTTGGGTTTGCTCGACGCTTAGCGCGCGCCTACTTAAATATGCCCATTAGTATATCGAGGCAAATACCGCTTGTTGTATAGAAGCGGGAACTCAAATATAACGGAGCCACGAAACGAGGAATTTTCGAAAACACTTATATGTTCCCGCATGAGAGCCAGCTCGCCCGTGGGCGCATAGCGCCACTGCTATATTCATACGCGTATATAATATTTCGTAATAACCTTTCGAAAGGCCGATATACGCATCAGGAAGATCGAGCTTCGGGCTGATATAATGGACTGATCGCGCGGCGAATCGTTAATTTAGTTGATTTAATTCAAAACCTGTTATTAGCAGTCGGCGCCGAGAATTCGACAAACAACAAACACTCGGATTGTTTCGTCGATATACACAGCGCAGCGAAGGACTCTCCATATCCGTGTACGGGAGAAGCGAGAAGCGACGGTAGCGCTCATTACACCGTTTAACGAGGCATCGCGAATTGCGGAGGAACATAGACACGCGCGGATCTGATGAAAGTGCAAGTATGGATGCAACTGCTATGTGGCCTCGGCCAACTTTTGCCGACTCGCTTTCTTCCTACGCGCTCGAGATACCGCgaatcgataattttcccTCCAATTGTAACAATCGTCCAGTGTCTAACGCCTCTGTGTGCACCTCGTTATTGCATAGTCGGCGTCGTGAATCCCGCAATCGAgtgcaataaacaaaaaaaaaaaaaaaatgagtcgAGAGATGGCGAGACGAGATGAACTTTTGGGAGAACGATCGCGCACGCGATAATAGAAGCGCGACGGCACGATTGCCGATtccggtcgcgcgcgcgctgcacagaTGTTACCGGTTTCGGCGGCTCCGCATACCAATCGCTCACCGAGACACAATGTAAACGCGTGTAATCGAGCGAGCCGTTACCGGCCTGCCAATTAAGCGACGTTTATACGTTTCAGCGGTGGAGGAGCGTCTGCAGAAGTTGCTGAAGGAAGGAGCCAAGATGCCGGCCGACATGGACGTGGACGACGATCTGGACCTGCCCGACTATTACGACCCGGAGAAGTTCCGACTGGGTCAGCGCGCCTTCTTCAACAACGTCTTCACCATGATGATAGCCAAGCTCTCGGGGCTGCTTACGCTCTTGGCTGTGCCCTCGATCCTCGAGATACTCATGTTCACCAAGCAGAGCGGCACACCCTGCACGGCCTTCCGCAGATACGTCTCCACGATACTGCACACCTTCGTGTGGTACGAGAAGACGCCGGGTAAACAGCTCGAGTGAGTAGCGCAATTCTTTTATACTGACTGGCGTATCGCCTGTGAAGATAGATAGTTTACGATAAACATGAACGAAGGCCGACCGGTTATCCTCTCCGATGACAAAATGAGTTTCACACGCAGGTTTCTGAAATCGCTGAAGAACGTGCGCAAGAAGCACTGCATCGTCTCGCGGCGCAGCTCCGAGGCAGGCCTTGGTAGGATCTCTCAATTGGACATGGCGCTCACGCAATTCGGATTCATCGGTTTCACGCTCATCAGCGGCGACACGCTGGGGGTACACTTGTCCGACGAGGAGCTTCGCGGGCTGGTACACTTCTGGCGTGTGATCGGACACATGCTCGGAATGGATGAGAGGTATGGCTGCGTCTATCATTACATCGGgatttcttcttctctcgcggGAAAAGCGATCAACCGTTTTTATCCATATGCGATTTGCACACATTTATTTTATCCTGCGACTGAGAAAGCCCAATTGACTTTTGTTGTCGGGGAGCCGGAAACGCGCATAAATTACCATAATGTACTCAGTGGATCGACACTAAAATATTCGGATTCGTCCCGTACGATCAGATACAATCTGTGCAACGGCACGGTATCCGAATGCCGAGCCCTCTGCAGGCGACTCCTCGACGACGTCTTCCTGCCGTGTTTCGCGCAGAAGAACAAAAACTTCGACGAGATGGGAAGAATACTTCTGGAGGGACTGTGGCCGGTGAATCCCCACCTGGACGCGAAAGCCTACACGGCCTTCACGCTCCGACTCGCCGTTTCGGCGGCCACCAACAACAACCACTCCGTCGTGATCGGTAAGGAAATCGGCTGCATATTATTGTATTACGATACATTTTTACCTTACTCGTGCCGATTTTCGATTTGCAGACACGTCGGACATGTCGCTGTACAGTAAATTCTTGCTGAACCTGCAGCTGAGTGTGCACCGCTATCTGCTCCCGACGAGGTACTGGTGGTCGAGATTCTTCCGCGCGTTTTTCAACATGGAGACGAGATTGGCCATTTTCCTCACGGAGAACTTTCCCTTCCTGGCATACTGGCGTTTCGGCAGGAACAAGTCTCGCGTCAACATCTACAAGTTTCACTACGACTgacgtgtctgtgtgtataaaCGAATTCAATCCGATATTATATACGCTTACCTGATTAGCCCGACGATTCCAAAGGACAGTGTGAGACGATGCTTTTGTACAAAACGgacgaaaaaacaaaaaattaacgTAGTTTGCAACGATCTCGTTGCAATAGAGTAGgttaatttgtaaatttatacTTACGTCGATAATATGCAAGCACCTTTTTATACCGCACCGTTATTACGATATATGTATTGTAacaatatttgtattttttagaCTGTTTATTTTTCGACCCGGCTTGATTGTTGAAACAATAAAAGcgtgttgttgttgttgttgttacgAAAAAAGGCCTCGAGTATATATAACGTGAAGTTTGTTTGAAAAGCCGTTTGGGAAAAATCGAGATCAAGAAAACATATCGATCTCGTGGCTGCACCATGTGACGCGCAATGCGCTGCTGACGTCAAAAAGGTCCTCTATGGTATATTTGGTTACGCGTATAAATAGTCATAATTCACAAAGTCCGTCAAGCCTTGCGTCGAATGACGCTATTGGTCCATCGAATTTTAGAGACGATTTATTGAGAAGATCGAGATCAGTCGACGTCGAGGAAATATGCGCCGGGTAATCAGGAATTTTGGTTAGTCTCTTATTTTATCGATGGCTATGAGTCGAGGTTACGTTTTCTCAATCGATGTTTTTCCTCATCTCGATGCGattttgcattaaaaatattttatatcgatatatttataaatcacCGATAAAAAGTCCAAGAAGCCGACAAAGTGAAACGTGAGTCCTATATTCGCGAGGAGAGTCCACCTCTCTCAATTATACTCGTCCGACTAATTGCCCTGTCATTAAGTGTGCCGACTGCAGGAGCATTTTCAGAGTAGTGCCCCGCACACTTGCTTCTTCCGGCGACATAATAAAactcatcgtcgtcgtcgcactGCGGCTGACaatgtcatatatatatatatatatatcgatatTGCCTCGACGAAGGTCGCAGTCGGTTAACAATGAAATAGCGCGTTTCTGTTTttcggagaaaaaaattcgcgcGAACAATAAGCAcattgagtttttttttttagctacggcCTGTCAATACCGAACAATGGAGGTATTAATTAAGAGGGAATATTTTTTTCCGGGTGTTTAGAGAAGCTAAATAGATAAATAGAGCTTTGCTTCCGTGAAAATTACGCGATAAATTGTATTGAAATGAGTATGTAACAGTTGGCAGAAGAGGATGAGTCGAGTATGGCCTGAATGGCAACCCTCCATCGTCCTCAGAACTGGGAAACGAGGTTCGGCTGTTGGGCCGCGGTGAGCCTGACGGTTCTCGAGGTCAAAAGATTGCTACTGCTGACCCTGGAGATGCTGCTgaactcgcgcgcgataaggTTCGCCGGTGCCTTGATGCCGATCATCTTCACTTTCGTCGACGTGGGCCTCGGCTTTCCAGCCGCCGTTGCCGCCGTTTACGCTATTCGACAGTGCGTCCTTTTGATTTTTCACGCGTATAAGTAATCGGCTCTCTCTCAACGGGACGGTTAAATATTCGCAGGCACAAAGTGCGACCCTGTCAGCCAAAGATCAAACGGGCGCTTCGTCGAGTTCTGCTAAGTCTGACGGTTTGCGCGATCCTGAACGTCGCGACTCTCGCGTTGATCGGCCTCTACGTCAACGGCAATGCGAGCTTGGTCGAGAAAATGTTGAGAGCCTCGATGAAGGCTTACGCGAAGAACGCGTACTACAAAGTCAGCATCGACGAGTTGCAGCTCGATCTTCAGTGCTGCGGGTTCTCGTCTTACTCCGACTGGTTCGTTCTCGACTGGCAGGTATGGGTTGTGAGATATTGGGTATAGGAAACAATCAAACAATCGATCGATTGATCTATAATCGTAAAAATCAATGACAAAAGGTGAACGTCGATTACGCCGATTCGGACGAGGGGGAGCCGGTGAACGAGGAAAGCGTGCCGTTCAGCTGCTGCGACAGACGGGCGATGATGCCTTGCATCCACATGGAGATGCGAGCTTCCGATGAGAGGACTGTCAATGCACGTGGATGCGCCGATATTATAAGCcgaattttgtttaaaatcgccGTCGTCGGCTATACGATGACTGCTCTCATCGTCAGCACGCAGATTCTGATGATCGTTTTCTTCGTTAGAGTACGAGTCCTATATATGTCTACAATTGCTGTTCTATACAAGTGATTTACCCTGGATTACGTTGCAGATAATACAAAGAGTCCTTCCCGAAATCTGTCCATCCGACTGTTCGTGCTGGGAGTCGACCTGTCAATTGAACGCTCCTATCATCAATTGCAGGTATTTGCACATATAAAAAGCTCATCGCGATAGAATCGAATCTAACATCCGGATCAAAGCTCCGACGACTGTACATCGGCCAGTCcggaaaaacgcgaaaaacgCGTCCCCGAGAAGCGTCAGTCAAGAAACGTCGTCAAATGGAAAACTTCATCCAGATGCTTCAGCAGCTCGGACAGCGACTCGGAGACGTCGTCATGCGAGCGGCTCACCTCCAGTCCGAGCTTTTCCGAGCTTGCGGACAGGCGCGTCGGATTGGCGAGCATCGATCCCAGCGCTCAACAGCAGCACCGGTTATCTGCACCTGCCCAGAGTCGGAAGTGAGCGAACGGTGCGATGGTAAGTTGGTTGGTTAAAAGAGTCGAAAAATCTTTGGAAAATCGGAGGATTACGGATCGCGAAAAGTCGATACCTGCGCGAATAGCGCGATTTTTCATGAGCTAGAAAAGGACCTTGTCGACTGTGTCGCTGGATACgacaatttttcattttttctttctgtacAATTCTGCTCACGCGttacaatttttcttttctctcgataAAAATGCACACATTCACTTTCTTCCAGTCAATTCGAAAAAACGCGGGCAAATGACATCATAAAGATAACTCGTTGTATATAGTGGAGCGTGACAAAGCGCCAATAGCGGCAAGCAGTATATACATCACGCGGTAGTCGAGTGGGCTAcacatatatacgtatataacgaCATCGGACAGTCTAAATGGGCGTTATCCCTTCCCGACGGAAGCTTCAAAAGAAGCCCCAGAGGACGATTGCAAAATAGTGCTTAATTGTCGTGGAAAAACACGATGCAATATCGGCGTGTATTCTCGTATACACCTATCTCGGGACAAACATATTTCAATATTGGCTTGTGTACTTGTCGAGTATTCCGAATGTATAATGCATATGCGGCGATGTTGCATAGTGCGCGAGCGACCAATGTATTTTAGtagtatttttagaatataTACTTTATGGAACGACTATGcaaaacgattttttaatCTTCGGCAGTATCGCTCGAATACCCGCATACTTTTTCCTTTTATACACGTTATTGCATTGTTAGCATTGATTACGCCTCAATAACGCGTAAtgtgattaaaagaaataagctCGTTGCATAATGAGAAACGAATTAGAATATTCATCAAATGTACGTATATAGGCAAGTTTATTCAACAATTTATCTACCTTGCTAATTGCTTCTCTAACGGATCCACCATAAACTCTGGACAATTACGAATCTCTAATAGCTTCGTTTTTAAATGGCACTGCGCACGAGCTagctttgttatttttttaacgatttcgAACGAGTATTAGATAACGCGTTATTGTTGGTAAACGCCGCCGCTAATAGCGCTCTCTAGCAGCGTCGCTCGGTAGCGCGTCACGTGATTCATCACGTTTGAAAatcgtgtatatataggtatacacacaaCAGCTGCGAACGAAAACGCGGTCGCAGACTTTTCGGCTGTGTGAGATCCAGGTCGACTCGACGATTCACGCGTGCACGCGAAATACACGTAAAACCGGTaaaaacacagagagagagagagagagagagagaatctgcACGAGGGTACATAAACGCGACCTTTCTATAGCAAAATCTATAGTCCACGCTACAACACATTGTATAGGATgtatataagagagagagaagagtatATAGGCGagagcggggggggggggggaaggtAAGCCATCCACCGtcagagagcgagcgagagaggcggtTGGCGTTTGGCGTTCTCGCAGTTCTTGGTCAGTCGCCAGCGAGTCGAGATAGTCGTAGCATGTGCTCACCAGTCCGCAAGTCGAGCCGCACGCACGTAGCcgtcgaggaggaggagcatcagcagcagcgacaTCACGCTTACAACCTCGCCACTTACGGTTATCGTTAGGCTCGAGGATCCTCTTCGTCGCTTCGCTTTTCTCTCGTCtcctgcctctctctctctctctctctctcttattcgtctccgacagaaagagagaaagagagttcgTCGCCCCCTACAGTGTGCTTCGCTCTTTTATACACACGGTGGATTTAGAATGAGCAGAAGATAGTTCCGTGGAGGATAATTGGAAGATTGGAAAATTCGAGTGCGTGTATTCCTTGTATACGAAGAAACGAAGATGAGCTGCACGAGCAGACCGGTGCCGCCGACCAAGACGGAGACTCTTCTGAGCAAGTGCGAAATTCCGATCATCGACCTCGCGCACGTGGGTAAGTCGAGAGAAACCTTTACGTCTGtggctctgtgtgtgtgtgcgcgtctccgttatatttgtttatgcagTGCGCGAGTGGAAGAGCTCTCGCGGAGAcgaaagtgtgtgtgtgtattataaaACGCCGCGACGGCTCTGTtttagcgagagagagagagagaggactgaTGATGCAGCCGCTcgcttatatatacacacatgcgaTTGAATCGCGTTGCGCGAGGGCAATTATATATACGAGCTAAATCGAGCGCGTCTATAAATTCGATTTTCCTCGCGGCGATATGCAATTTGCCACGCACGATAtcgacgcgacgacgacgactgtttctctctctctctctctctctctctctctctctctctcgctcggcgtCGAGTGAaatcgcgcgtgtatatatataggtatacttaGCATGAGCGCAGTGGGAGAAAAAATGAACGAGTGCCGGTTCGCAAGAAAGTTGCTGCagatatatacctatacgtgaGAATACACGGCGGGCTTTAGGACGAGAGCTGAGAGCTTAATGTAAAGCATGAGTAGTTGATCCTTGACATCCGGTCTAGTTCAGAGCGCGAGGAAAGACTGTGCACCTTTTGACGAAACTGCTGTTGATAAATCGACGGTATTATAGAGCGCAAATGCGATGACGTTAAAAAGCCGTTTGTCTCAATAATTACTGGCTCGCGTTTCGATTCGACAGCTGCATCGCAGACTCCGTTTCGTATTATGCTGGTCCTGAGACGCTCAAACATTCGTATGAGTAATTCTCGAATCCTGAGGAGGCAAGACGTTCcgctttggtttttaaaagatatggcCATTCGAGAGAGCTAATGTGCGCGTGTGCGTAAGTATAGCTTTGGCGAAATTGGGCCATAGGTAAATTCGAGATTCTGGAAACCGCGAGCGACTCTATTTTTTATTCGAAGGTTGTATGAGGCAAATCTTTCATTAGACCGACTGTCGCTGCATCGATCTCTAATTAAAATCTCGTTACCACACGCTAGATCTGTTATATAGCCGTAGATGAGGTGAAATTTTTTCCTTAACGTGTATAATCCTTGGCCGACGGTTTCCCGCAGAAAATTATACAGCGTGTAAAAATACGAGCGATGAAAGTTACACTCAGCTCTCGGACTGTACACAGATGTGGGATGCAGGTATTTTTCTTAATAGGTTGCGTaacgagttttttttatttttttttattttttatgcatgCCTCTTCTCTGCAGAACTTATCTCCGCATCATCTCCCTATAACGAAATCGCTCATAGGCCTTGAACGACCGATCACAGCTTCACAGAGAAGATACAAGAGTCATGAATGAAAGCAGCGCGTAAAAACGCTGCAGTCCCGACGAATCGGCGAAAGAAAGTGTTCTCGAGAGGCACATCGATAGACACACTTTCACCCGTCGCCGAAAATGATGGACGTCGGATTCGATACACTTTTCCATCGCCACTGGtggaacatatatatatatatatatatatattaaggCTGCGCAGCCCCCGGCGTGTGCTGTACAGTGCAGACCtatgcagcagcggcgcgacATGGCAACCGTGCGTGTTTCGTGTCCTATAATAGCGAGTCGCTCCGAAAATACAGCGAAAGCATCCGAAAATATATCGGCTCTCTCTTGGAACGCGAGAAATTCAAGATAGTtctgcagtagcagcagcggcatcagcaagaagaagaagaagaagaagaagaagaagaagaagctcacTACGTGTGTCGACTGCGAGTTCGGTTGCCAGGCAACGAGGCGATACGAGGTCAggcgcgccgagagagaagcgcgtcggctgcagagagagagagagagagagagagagagagagagagagagagagagtcccgGGGCCCAAAGACCGCGCGCGTATGTGCGTGTGCTGCAGCGAGTTCTATCCTTCTCTTTCTATAATAAGTATAtctcgcgtcgtcgtcgtcgtctttctGAGGTCagagctcttctctctcggctgtGTTTCACAAAAGGGCCCCTCCcttctcgctgctgctgctgctgctgctgcttcccACAGTCGATGCTAGCTCCCTGTGCGCCCGTCCTTTTTCACGTTTGTTCTCGTGAGTCGCGCTCCTTCTCACACAAACGTACTCTATATTCATTCGGTTACACTCGTGTGTGTCTTACGCGTTATCGAACATTAACTTCGCTTCCGGCAGCTTTTAAAAAGCCTTTTTCCCGCGCCTTTAAAAGCCAGGGCCGTAACCTTGAAGCGCAGCTCGCGTTTGCATACGCGGACAATGGCACAGCGAGTGACACCTGCCGAGTCTCGTCTGGCCCTTTATTCTTCCTTTCTCCCGATTCTTC
The sequence above is drawn from the Nasonia vitripennis strain AsymCx chromosome 4, Nvit_psr_1.1, whole genome shotgun sequence genome and encodes:
- the LOC100115681 gene encoding uncharacterized protein LOC100115681 isoform X1; translated protein: MPPSNVKDAELAKAAEIESGGEMSAEMNAEMEAVEERLQKLLKEGAKMPADMDVDDDLDLPDYYDPEKFRLGQRAFFNNVFTMMIAKLSGLLTLLAVPSILEILMFTKQSGTPCTAFRRYVSTILHTFVWYEKTPGKQLEFLKSLKNVRKKHCIVSRRSSEAGLGRISQLDMALTQFGFIGFTLISGDTLGVHLSDEELRGLVHFWRVIGHMLGMDERYNLCNGTVSECRALCRRLLDDVFLPCFAQKNKNFDEMGRILLEGLWPVNPHLDAKAYTAFTLRLAVSAATNNNHSVVIDTSDMSLYSKFLLNLQLSVHRYLLPTRYWWSRFFRAFFNMETRLAIFLTENFPFLAYWRFGRNKSRVNIYKFHYD
- the LOC100115681 gene encoding uncharacterized protein LOC100115681 isoform X2, translating into MPADMDVDDDLDLPDYYDPEKFRLGQRAFFNNVFTMMIAKLSGLLTLLAVPSILEILMFTKQSGTPCTAFRRYVSTILHTFVWYEKTPGKQLEFLKSLKNVRKKHCIVSRRSSEAGLGRISQLDMALTQFGFIGFTLISGDTLGVHLSDEELRGLVHFWRVIGHMLGMDERYNLCNGTVSECRALCRRLLDDVFLPCFAQKNKNFDEMGRILLEGLWPVNPHLDAKAYTAFTLRLAVSAATNNNHSVVIDTSDMSLYSKFLLNLQLSVHRYLLPTRYWWSRFFRAFFNMETRLAIFLTENFPFLAYWRFGRNKSRVNIYKFHYD
- the LOC100113548 gene encoding CD63 antigen isoform X2 — translated: MATLHRPQNWETRFGCWAAVSLTVLEVKRLLLLTLEMLLNSRAIRFAGALMPIIFTFVDVGLGFPAAVAAVYAIRQHKVRPCQPKIKRALRRVLLSLTVCAILNVATLALIGLYVNGNASLVEKMLRASMKAYAKNAYYKVSIDELQLDLQCCGFSSYSDWFVLDWQVNVDYADSDEGEPVNEESVPFSCCDRRAMMPCIHMEMRASDERTVNARGCADIISRILFKIAVVGYTMTALIVSTQILMIVFFVRIIQRVLPEICPSDCSCWESTCQLNAPIINCSSDDCTSASPEKREKRVPEKRQSRNVVKWKTSSRCFSSSDSDSETSSCERLTSSPSFSELADRRVGLASIDPSAQQQHRLSAPAQSRK
- the LOC100113548 gene encoding CD63 antigen isoform X4, with product MATLHRPQNWETRFGCWAAVSLTVLEVKRLLLLTLEMLLNSRAIRFAGALMPIIFTFVDVGLGFPAAVAAVYAIRQHKVRPCQPKIKRALRRVLLSLTVCAILNVATLALIGLYVNGNASLVEKMLRASMKAYAKNAYYKVSIDELQLDLQCCGFSSYSDWFVLDWQVNVDYADSDEGEPVNEESVPFSCCDRRAMMPCIHMEMRASDERTVNARGCADIISRILFKIAVVGYTMTALIVSTQILMIVFFVRIIQRVLPEICPSDCSCWESTCQLNAPIINCRCFSSSDSDSETSSCERLTSSPSFSELADRRVGLASIDPSAQQQHRLSAPAQSRK